The genomic stretch CCGAAATGCAATGGAGATGGAGCCAGCCATGCAGATCTGTTAACCAGAAAGATATAaaacaggaggaaagagagaaagagaaaaaacaaaggcGAAGGAGGTTTGCGTTTGGGGCATCTGCACCAGTGCCGTTTAAAATGTTATGGCTGGCAGGAAAGCTGGATTACTAATTTGTTTTACCTGCACTTAACTTTCTagtcctctctcctccctttctctcaccACCGGCAGACGGTAGGAAAGGAGGGAGATGAACATCTCACAAGACAGAAGCTCCAATCTGTTGCAAGGAGGCGGAGATTAGACAGGGCACGGTCTGGGGCATAAAAACTCTCAGGGCACCAACTGTCATGCAGACATTGAGGCTTCTGGTGCAAAATCAACTCCGTGCTCATTCAGCCAAGGGGGATGGAAAGTTACGGAGGTGGGAGGCATCCTTTCTTTACTGGAAAGCCAAAACGCCAGCATGATCTTTGTAACTGTTCCCTATTCATTTTGCTCTGACCTTAACACACTAAAGTTGAATTCCAGCCACGCAAATGCTTTTGAGGGTGATTTTAAGAGATTCCAGGGGACCTCAAATCCCCTTAGTCAATTTAGCCATCCTGTCTCACTCCTCCGCGTCCTCAGCCCAGAATCCCAGAACCCCGCAAGAGCCTGGGTTGGGAAACACCCGGCAGGCACGAGGGCTGGGGGTTCCCAGGCTTGGAGCCGGGCAGATTCAGACAGCACCTCTTGGATGAGGAGCGcgggaggcagggcagggtgaCACCTCCTTCCCTCGCTCTGAAATAAAGTGATCTTTCGCTGGAGTCCAGCCCTCTCAGCCGATCCCCCTAAGCAACGCCGCCAGGGTTTGCAGAGCCCTCGCGGGGACTTGGGCCTCTCGGGACGGTGCCTGGATGCTCGAAGGGCGTGGAAAGCCGCGGCTTCCCCCCCGCGTCTCCCCCACGCGTCTCCACCATCCCGCGGAGCCCAGGGTCCTACCTGTACCACTCCAATCCCTTTTCGTAGTTCCTGTCGAAGAAGTGCGGCTCTACGCCCACCGCCCGCACGTCCGGGTGTACGCGGATCGCCTCCAGCAGCGCGCGGGTCCCTCCTTTCTTGACCCCGATGATGAGCGCCTGTGGCAGCTTCTTCTCCCCATAGTCGGGGGTGCTGACGGCGCCGCCCCTCTCGCTGCTCCCGTTGGCCGCTCTCCGGCCTGCGAGATCCTCGTCGGTGGTGCTGGACTCTTGCGCTTCCCTCTCCGGCAGCGCGCTCTGAGCCGTGATCATCTCGCTGGGGACCAGCGGGGTCCGGAGCCAGGCGTCCCGGGCGCCTCCGCCGCCGCTCGGCAGCCCCCAGCCGTCGGTCCCGGGGGCGGCTGGCTGCTCTGGGGGCTCGGGCGGCTCCCCGCGGCTCGCGTTGTCCAGCGGTGGCGAGGCGGGTGGCTGCGAGGGGGCGCCGAGGCGCACTGGGGGAGGCAGCAGAGAGGGTGGCGGCGGGCTCGGCGGGGGCTCGGCGGCGGCGCCCGGCGACTCCTGCAGCGCCAGGGGAAATTGCAGGGAGCCCGAGCCGCCCAGGAGGCTGTAGCACAGGTAGGTGACAGACAGGGACAAGGTGCACATAAAAAGCAGCTTGCGCGCCGGCGGCCCCTTAGCAGAGGCgccgggcggcggcggcgcggccagaggtggaggcggaggcggaggcggaggagGTGCGGGCCACCGGGCCATCGCGGCTCCCGGctcgcggcggcggcggcggcggcggcggcagcccCCGGCGCTGCCCGGACATGGTTTCAgccgccgcctccgccgccgccgccgccgccgccgccgccgctgcccaGCCGCCCCGGCTGCATGAAGCGACGCCGCTGCGCCCCCGGCCCTGGCCGCTGTCCCGCTGCGCCAGCGGGGAGCCCGGCCGCATGGCCCCCCGCCCCACGCTGCCCGCCGAGTCCGGGTGGCCCCCCCACCACCGCCCCCCCCCCAGCCTCAGGCAAGGGGACCGAGGGGGGCGCGCGGACCCGCCGGCGGCACCTGCTCCGTCTGCAGCGCCCCCGCTTCCCCGGCTCCGCCGcggctcctgcttcagcctctgccgccgccgccgcgcgcTGTTGCAGCCCCGAGTTCCTTCCCCGCTGCTAACTTTCTGCCGGGAGAGAGGAGAGGCgcggaggggaggaggagggggccgGGCGCGCGCCCGGCGCCGCCGAGGGAAGGGGGGTGCGCCTCGCGCGCGCCTGCGAAGGGGGGCGCGGGAGCGGAGGCGTGCGCTAGGGCTGGGGCACCCGGGagaactgagatcgtgccccccagccccccagcacACACGCACTTGGGATGTTCCCCACCCCACCTCGCGTACTCGCCTCCCTTGGGAGCTCGGGACGCCGTGTTCTCCATTCCTTTGCCCCAGTACTTTTAGAGAGGTAAAGCCCAACGCCTGCCGCCGGTGCCGCGCACCGGGAGCTGGAAGACAGCGGGTGACGAAGCTCTCGCTTCCGCTTTTCCCCTGGGACTCCAACTCAGCCCATCCCCGACCCTCCCTTCTCTCGCCCGGGATATCCTCCTGCATTCGGTCCAGGAGTGAATCCTTCTCTACAACCGCTTTCCCATCCCAACTTCCATCTTTCCAgccacccccgcccccccatCTTCTCTTGAAGCTCTTGATGGGTGGAGCTTTGACACAAGCCCCCAGGTTTCCCAGTCCGAGAGCTTTTCCCTCTGTCCCATCACCAGGTGACAACACTTTCTGCTTCAAGAGATGAGGCTGACACCCTTAATCACAGGTGCACACCCTTAatcacaggtgcacacacctGCGCCTCTTCGAGGGCATTGCCACTAACGGAGTTCACGGTTTCCTGGACTGAAATAGTGTGGGACCACTGTCGCTCTGAACACCTAACAAGCGGAGACAAGCTGGGTTGCAGGGTGTCTGTGCATCGGCTCGCTGaaattttttaagtgtattttgtTTGCAGAGAGATCTCCACCCctcacctccctctcctgggAGAAAATGGTAAACATCAGAAGGCTTTGGAAGATTCACAACTAGACTTTGCTTCCTGTTGCATTTTGCTCAGGGAAGTGAGGGAAatgggagaaagagacagagtgaTCAACTGAGGCACTCCAGCAAACTCTGCTTTCTGCGACCAGGGCTGGCTCTGCATAGAGCTCTGCCAGGTGCCTCCTGGGGGTGGCTCTAGTGAGTACCATTTGCCCCCCAGCCACGGCTGGGTGCCTGACGGGGCTGCTTTCCCCTTGTTGGCTGCTGTGGCTGGCATCTCCAGTTTTGTTTGATCACATAATAGGAAAACCAgttgaaagaaaatgtatataatgtCTAAATATTAACGAGATACCTAgtgccaaagagaaaaaaaaaatgttaatcaaaTAAGATAAAGAACACAGACTTTTCCCTGAGTGAACAAAAGCTCACTGCTGCTCTCAGCTGGACACGAGTTTCCTTCACTGCAGCTTTTAGTTCAGATAAAGATTATTcttttatagtatattttttatGGTACACTGGAGACCTCTGAAATGCAGAGTCTGGTGTCCTGTAAATCATTCTGTGTAACTAGGGATGCTTTTTCAAACACCACACAACTGCATTACTGTAATGTCAGTGGGAAGGGGCCAACTGGAACCGAGAGAAACACAAGCACTGCCCAGCCCTCCTTGTGCTCCGAGCCGTGCTCCAAGGCGGTCATCCAGGAAGCCTGGGTTGCGACAGATACTGCCTTGTCAGGGACAGTCTCTCTTTCAAGGCCCAGGCACTAGGATGTCCGGCATATGGCCCAGGTCCTCCTTGCAGTTCCTGCCTAGCACCCAAACTTTTCTATCTCCCCTCTCAGCAATCCAAACGAATCTGCTCCATGCCCAGTTTTACTAAAGATGTGCTCTCAAATTTGGAAAGATTTTGATAAAACGGTATCAAAACCAACGGTGGCAAATGGAGCTCTGAATGTGGCCAGCACAGTGATATTAAGAAATGTAAACTGGCTGCAATAGTTTAAACTGGGGGCTttcccaaaaaaggaaaaaaaaaaacaaaaaacaccttgGAGAGGACGTTACTGTTGAAAAATCAGCAGATCCTGAACTTTGAGCCCCTCAGTCAGAGCTGAGAAGTAGAGCGAACATGCTGCCGTTTTCACAGTGCTCATACAAGTTGcccccacacacacatttatgtcaCTTGCCTTGACACTGCTAGTAAGGACATTTCTCAGTATCCCGTTTGCCTCCAATCCTCAAATAGTAACGCTTTAATAACAAACTCTTGAAAGAATAGAGCCCCTTTGGTAAAATGTCAGGCCCACAAGTGATAGGGAGGAGGCGGGCTTTTTTGGAGAGGAACTTTGTAAATTTCACACTTAGGCAGTTGCCTattttttatctacttttgagCCAGGCTTTTTCTAGGAGCAAGTCCTTGAGAAACCTACAATGAAAAGTGGGAGCTACCTACACAGGGTGAACTCCGACGTCATCCAGCCATTCCCAATGGATCTGAAGACTCAATGGAAGATAGTTTTCTGTCTCCCCTGCCAACACCCACAGAATTCCTCTAACTGGTCTCCTGGCCTCACTCTGCCTCATTTCTATTCATCCTAGACAACAATAGCAGATCAATGTTTCTCAGGCAATGCTTTTTTAGCTCTACCAATGTACCCCCGACTCAAAAAACCGTTATCTCAATACCTAACTAATAAACTCCAACCTCTTTACCTTGGTACTCAAGATTCCCCCTACCTTTGGTGTATCTCCCAGTCCTGCCAAACCAAACAGTGCATGCTGTCCAAACATACACACTgcattcttctcttctttctccgtAGTATCAGATGATAGCATTCAAGCAAAGCTGTCATTTGCTAGCTAAGTGGCTTTTGAACAGGTCATTTtacctccctcagcctcagtttctgcatgtATAAGTTATGGATAAGACTCACctcaaattgtttttataaagaattaaattgaattagcTAGAATATGCAAAAATCCCTGGCTCCCTGCCCGACATGGGGTGGCTACCAATAATTATTCAAATCTAAATATTGGCCCATGccatgctctgcttccttttcctATTAAAACTTTATTCTTGAAAAATATGTGTGTACTCTTTCTTCAAAACTATCCCAGTGTATCAGCTAAAGTTCACTGTCTTAAGATGTTCTGTTTGTAGCATTTATAATGTCAAGTCTAATGCCTTCTGGAGTATTGGTaaagttttaggtttttttgtttgcttattttctataaaataaaatcgCTGGAAGGATTCATAGTAACTCAAATAACtaaagggaatttttaaaaatcaacaaacaacaaaaattgggTTTGGAAAGGACAGTACAGTGTGTGGTGGTCATTACTGACATTCGTCAAATATTGTCCAGTCTCCTTGTGGACATCTGGTAGGGATATAGTTCCCTGGCCCCTTAAAGTTAGGTGTGACTATGTGCTGCTCTGGCTACTGAAATATGAACGGAAGTGAGGTTTGTCCCTTCCAGGCAGAAGCCTTGAGAGGCAGGAGGAGATTTGCCAGGGTCTGTTTTCCCTCCCTAGCAATTGCAGAAGAAAAGGGTTGAATACAGGGTCTTAGCTTCTGTATTAGGCCTTTCTCTTATTGccataaataaatacctgagactgggtaatttgtaaagaaaagaggttcgattggctcacgattctgcaggctgtacaggaagcattatGTTgccatctgcttggcttctgggaggcctcaggaaacttacaatcatggtggaaggtgaaggggcaACAGTCACActgcatggccagagcaggagcaagagagcgaGGCAGGAGGTGATATGCACCtcagagaactcactcactgtcactaGAATATTACCAAGggggtggtgctaaaccattGGTGAGAAATCTACCCCCAAGATCCacttacctcccaccaggccccacctccaacactggagattacaattcaacatgagatttgggcagagacacacatccaaactatttCAGCACTCATCTACTCAATCCCGCACATTGATTAAGGATAATACAGATCCAGCCCCTCATGACAGGTACATGATCAAGAAATAGATCTGTGTTGTTTTCAGCTCCTGAGACTTATGGCTTGGTTATTACCACAGCACAACCTAGACTATCTGACTGATTAAAGCACACATGCCATTAATTTTCCTTGCTGTTGACCAAAATGGCTTCATTCCTCCAATATTAGAATTCCCCTTCACAAAAGTAGATAAATGAAAGATTAAAAGCCCCATcaggtaaaaaagaaaagtttcccaGAAATATAAGCAGAACTCTTGTCTCGTGTATAGCAACTGTATTTCCTCAGTTCATCTTTCATctgttgattaaaaaatatatctataagttgggcatggtggctgacaccggCATTCCCAGCActtaaagaggctgaggcaagaagatcacttgagctcagtagttcaagagcaggctgggcaacataatgaaactccgtctctacaaaaaacaaacaaacaaacaaataaaagtgtATCTATAGAGATCTGGAGGTAAGCCTCCAGACAAAGCCAACATGGTGATAAAGGACAACATTGTATACTtgtaaaaagatttaaaacagaATAGTAGTGGCCATGAACATATAAGACCTTGCATTGAAAAGACCTTGCGCTTACATAGGAAATAGAAATTGCTTAGAGCTGAAAGCACAACAGGACAAGATCTGGTGGATAGAATTGAGCAATACTCGTAAGAAAGATTATAGATTCAAATATACTTATCCtcccaaaacaaaattttaaaacaaatgagcTACGTGTTCAactcaagaagttagaaaaagagcaagagtcaggaagtaaggaaataataaaaatgagagccaagcttatgtttatatttattggctatttatttcttgttatggactgaattgtgccaCCCTCCCCCTGCCTCCGAATTCAAAatgctgaagccctaacctccaatgtgactgtattggaCAACAgggtctttaggaggtgattaaggttaaatgaggtcatacatGTAGAATCCTAATTAGATAGGACTGCAGCTGGAGAAGAAGAAATGATCTCTATTccactccctctttctccctctccatgTGAAGGTACAGTAAGAAGGTCACCATCTGCAAGACAAAAGGAGCCTGTGCCAGAACTGGACCATGCTGGAcacctgatcttggacttctggttttcagaactgtgagaaaataaatttcctagGCCGGGCTCAGTgtctcacgcccgtaatcctaacactttgggaggccgaggtgggcagatcacgaggtcaggagatcaagaacatcctggctaacacggtgaaacccagtctctactaaaaatacaaaaaattagccgggcgtggtggcacgcgtctgaggtcccagctactctggaggctgaggcagcagaatcactttaactcgggacgcggaggttgcagtgagccgagatagtgccactgcactccagcctgggggacagagcaagactccgtctaaaaaaaaaaaaaaagaaagaaaagaaatttccttttttaagccACCTAATCTattatattttgttacagcagcctgagctgacatttatctttcatgttttatgtttatttgcctgtttatcatatttttataagttttctATTGCTTGGTTGCTATCTCATTGATTCAAAAAAGTCTCTTTTTATTAGAGGTATCTGGGTTTTTTTCTAGCATATATCTTCCAATTATTGAATTACCAATTTACCTTTACCAATTAACTGGTTTTAGTGTTTCTGATGACAtatgtttttcattattatgtAGTCAATGTCTCagtgatttttttgtgtattttacctTTGATGGAAAAAGGCATCCCTCAAACTATGTAAATATTCATCTATACTT from Nomascus leucogenys isolate Asia chromosome 2, Asia_NLE_v1, whole genome shotgun sequence encodes the following:
- the HS3ST4 gene encoding heparan sulfate glucosamine 3-O-sulfotransferase 4 — encoded protein: MARWPAPPPPPPPPPPLAAPPPPGASAKGPPARKLLFMCTLSLSVTYLCYSLLGGSGSLQFPLALQESPGAAAEPPPSPPPPSLLPPPVRLGAPSQPPASPPLDNASRGEPPEPPEQPAAPGTDGWGLPSGGGGARDAWLRTPLVPSEMITAQSALPEREAQESSTTDEDLAGRRAANGSSERGGAVSTPDYGEKKLPQALIIGVKKGGTRALLEAIRVHPDVRAVGVEPHFFDRNYEKGLEWYRNVMPKTLDGQITMEKTPSYFVTNEAPKRIHSMAKDIKLIVVVRNPVTRAISDYTQTLSKKPEIPTFEVLAFKNRTLGLIDASWSAIRIGIYALHLENWLQYFPLSQILFVSGERLIVDPAGEMAKVQDFLGLKRVVTEKHFYFNKTKGFPCLKKPEDSSAPRCLGKSKGRTHPRIDPDVIHRLRKFYKPFNMMFYQMTGQDFQWEQEEGDK